Proteins encoded together in one Variovorax paradoxus EPS window:
- a CDS encoding DUF5329 family protein yields MASFRFLRAALLTLLLGASAVLAQATPSDAEDKLIDTLIQRVSKMSAMVFLRNGNEYNAADAAKHMQAKYDYFKKELATAEDFIERCASRSEMTGQAYKVKLNNGAVRDANEFLNSELRALRQQGKKSSG; encoded by the coding sequence ATGGCCTCCTTCAGATTCCTGCGCGCCGCGCTCCTCACCCTGCTGCTCGGCGCTTCGGCCGTGCTGGCCCAGGCCACGCCTTCCGACGCCGAGGACAAGCTCATCGACACGCTGATCCAGCGCGTCTCGAAGATGAGCGCCATGGTGTTCCTGCGCAACGGCAACGAATACAACGCCGCCGATGCCGCCAAGCACATGCAGGCTAAGTACGACTACTTCAAAAAGGAACTGGCCACGGCCGAGGACTTCATCGAGCGCTGCGCCTCGCGCTCCGAGATGACCGGGCAGGCCTACAAGGTGAAGCTCAACAATGGCGCGGTGCGGGATGCCAACGAGTTCCTGAACAGCGAGCTGCGCGCATTGCGGCAGCAGGGGAAGAAGTCGAGCGGTTGA
- a CDS encoding ABC transporter permease: MNTLAPPVRPEYERTLEPFTEVPLERTLPLPARIWAQAGVRKGLILIVIAVLWELAARWQNNDLLLPTFTATASALFDGLASGELIEKVRISLAVLLQGYLAGVVLAFALTTLAVSTQIGRDLLDTLTSMFNPLPAIALLPLALLWFGLGRGSLVFVLIHSVLWPLALNTYAGFQGVPETLRMAGRNYGLKGLRYVLQILVPAALPSILSGLKIGWAFAWRTLIAAELVFGASSGKGGLGWYIFQNRNELYTDRVFAGLAMVVLIGLLVESLGFKTLERLTVRRWGQQR; encoded by the coding sequence ATGAACACCCTCGCGCCTCCCGTCCGCCCCGAATACGAACGCACGCTCGAGCCGTTCACCGAAGTCCCGCTCGAACGCACACTGCCGCTGCCTGCCCGCATCTGGGCGCAGGCAGGCGTGCGCAAGGGCCTGATCCTCATCGTCATCGCCGTGCTCTGGGAGCTCGCGGCGCGCTGGCAAAACAACGATCTGCTGCTGCCCACCTTCACCGCCACCGCGTCGGCGTTGTTCGACGGACTTGCGAGCGGCGAATTGATCGAGAAGGTGCGCATCTCGCTGGCCGTGCTGCTGCAGGGCTACCTGGCAGGCGTGGTGCTGGCCTTCGCGCTCACCACGCTCGCGGTGTCCACGCAGATCGGCCGCGACCTGCTGGACACGTTGACGTCGATGTTCAACCCGCTGCCCGCCATCGCGCTGCTGCCGCTCGCCTTGCTGTGGTTCGGCCTCGGCCGCGGCAGCCTGGTGTTCGTGCTGATCCATTCGGTGCTCTGGCCGCTGGCGCTCAACACCTATGCGGGCTTCCAGGGCGTGCCCGAGACGCTGCGCATGGCCGGACGCAACTACGGGCTCAAGGGCCTGCGCTACGTGCTGCAGATCCTGGTGCCGGCTGCGCTGCCATCGATTCTTTCGGGGCTGAAGATCGGCTGGGCCTTCGCCTGGCGCACGCTGATCGCGGCCGAGCTGGTGTTCGGTGCCTCGTCGGGCAAGGGCGGCCTCGGCTGGTACATCTTCCAGAACCGCAACGAGCTCTACACCGACCGCGTGTTCGCGGGCCTCGCGATGGTGGTGCTGATCGGCCTCCTGGTGGAGAGCCTGGGGTTCAAGACGCTGGAGCGGCTGACCGTGCGGCGCTGGGGCCAGCAGCGCTAG